Within Oreochromis niloticus isolate F11D_XX linkage group LG2, O_niloticus_UMD_NMBU, whole genome shotgun sequence, the genomic segment GAGGCACCACACTGTCATTGTTGTGCAACCAGCTGAGCAAAAACAACCAGATAACTGAAGAATTACTTACTCTGCAACTTTAGGAAAGTATTCTTGGGGTAAGATTATTTGTCCACCGACACTAGGCAGGGATTCAGCAAAGAAGGCTGagatctaaagaaaaaaaagataataaatatGTACTATAAATGTAATGTTCTTATTATTAGCACTGTTCTGAGTGTGTGTAGTAGAGATTTTATTGAGCCTGCATGGAACTGGGTTATAGTGTACCTTACGGCCTTTTTTGTGCACATCCTCTATAAGGTCTTTTACTGTGTCAGCATATGCTTGGCCTGGGTCGGGGTGATCTTCTCTGTATATACCTCTGTAGGTGTCTGGTAGAGGTGCCTGGGAGGATGAAAGAACATGTTCTTTGAGATAAGCAGGATTCCAGTGTTGGGTAGCAGTTTTTGTGATGATAGGTTTCTAAATTTACACACCACATGAACCCATTCTTTCTGTCCCGCCAGTTTCCGGAACTTGTAAGGGCTAATGTCGATGAGAGACATTAGATGCCCATGGTATGCGCTAGTGTAGAAGGAGAGCTCATTGTAACTGAAAAGCAAGTGTAATTGCAGGGTTCAGAGGGCTGCAGTGGAGCAAAAATACTTACTGGTCAAGAACTACGACATCTTCATGTTGGGTGTACTGACGTGCCAAGCGTAGGGCAAGATCGTTGGCCTCTGAACTATCAGGAAAAAATAGATGTAACTGTACTTTAGAGAATGTTTTCTTTAGGAGTATGAGCGTGTGCAACAGAATACTCACCCAGAGTTGACAAAGTAGAAGACACACAGTTTCTGGGGCAGGGTAGCAGCCAGGCGGTCAGCATACAGGACTATGTTGTCATGCAGGAATCTTGAATTTGTGTTCAGGACGTCCATTTGAGCCGCTGCCGCCTTTGTGATAGCGGGGTGACAATGACCCACTTTAGAAAACATACATACAACATGTCAGTAAGGGCGTCGAAACGTCCTGCCACTAGGTGGCAGAAGTgtattgtactgtattttttaaTTGGTTAGAAAAAGACTTGAGAGTGGATGATAATGGTTTTACCATGTTGGACGTTACTGATACAGTCCAAATAGCGTTTGCCATTTTCGTCAAATAAATACTGTCCTCGTGCTCTTACTATTTTCACTGggtcttctgaataaaacagtCTACATGACTGGCTGTAATCAAAGAAATGAGTACGTGTCATTAGCACTATATGCACTATAAGCCTGTTAGCAAGCGCCAAGAAAACACCAAGTTTCATCTTACATACCCGATTAGCCTATTCCTCATTGCAAGAGTTTCTTCTTTCCGAAGTTTTTCTTGCGCCATGACCACTTAATCTCTCTCTATTTTAATTTCACGTATACCAAATACAGAAAATGTCATAAACTATGACGGCTATCGACTAGAAActtgtgaaaaacagaaaacgcTTTCGCTAACTGACCCAACACGCATGCGTCGGTGGCAGAGCTGAGTTCACTTCCCACTAAGTTCAAACACTTTgtagttttaacttttctttttctctgtcacAGATAAGGTAGGGTATCTACATTTAATAAATATCTTATTATTCGACCTATATTATAAAATACCTTTGCCTTTATTGTTAGTCAGGAAGATTTGCAATTACGCTCTCGTTTTATCCAGAACGGTGTCAGTGTGGGACGGTCAAAATGACAGAAGGTCGTAAAAATAATTGCAATGTGTTTTGCTGTTAGTTTAGTTTAATTtcgaaaaacaaaagtaaaccttatacattttttgtgtgtctaaACCTCATTTAAGTATCTTTTGAATCCATAGTTGTAAAAGCATGTGACAAAGACACCCTCTCAGTTGGTATCGTCCAAAAGCTATAAATACTCAGTTAATCTGCTCGCCACCCGGTGCACTAGCTGCGCAGCTTTGGTTGCTTAGGAACGGCCAAATGCAGGTAATACATCAAGACAGCTGTAGCATGCTAGCTCGCAACCAGGCTGCGTGACCAAGCTAACGCCACAACTGATTTAGGCATAGACTATTGGGTTAGCGTTAAATTTATGAACGCATATTTTAACACTGGCTTTAACAAAACGTAGCTATAACCGACTGGAATGACAAGCCTCTAACCGGTCGCAATCAGATCGATTGTAATAAACTGACGCTAGTAATTTTAGTGCATTTATCCTATGAGCTAGCTGACAACTTGGTGCTTCACTGGCTGCATCGTGTTCGTGAGCTAGCTTACCACATACCACCTTGCTCACCGGCTATAATCGGAATCCGATCGATCCTGTAAGTTTAGCATTATTTTAATGTGTTACATTGTAACGAACAACAGCTGGATTGCAGTTCATGAATTTTAGCTGATGGGCAGAAACGTGGTTTTTGAGTCGAGATAAGCTGCGCAACACTGTGTTAAACTCGcttgttttgcatgttttttgtattttttagttttgttttttagatacATTATCCTTAAGTCAAAGCTATTTTATCAAGGTGGCTGTGCTAGAGGTTTCTTGTCATTTTGACAACATCCTATAGTTTTTTTCTTATGCTGATCAAATGGATGTTTGCTAGTCACACTGAAAAGTGATGCTAAAGTTTTATACTAGTTACTTGACAGCTCTTGATTGTGTTCAGGACATGACAGTGGAAAAAGCTTGATCTTGTGCCCCTTAAATAGCATGTCTTGTGACATGTGGAACTAGGCTAGCAAATGCACTGTTTGCCACAAGGAGGAGGAAGGCCCTGGAGGCCACATCTTGACTCAACAGTGATTGAACGAAAGGCTCTTAAGTGAGCTGGAATATAAATGCCATCAAAGGGCCTCAAAGTTGCTAGATTaatatttggttgtttttttgttttgtttttttaggggttttttcacCCTACATGTGCTCTACACATTCTTTTAAACAGAAGTCCAAAGGCTAATGGGTCATGTTACATTTTAATGCAGCGGTCATTCTGTCTGTTACTTTCAATTTGAGATGTACAGCACTGAGTAATAGACTTCCTGGGATTCCATACATGGGTTACTGCAGGTTAATCTTCTCAGGTGTTTGTGCATTCAGTAACTAatgcattttaaagtttttgatTACAAGTAGAGTAGTTCAGGACTGTGTATGTCTCAAGTCCTTGAGACCTGGTTACTATTCTTTTGTCCCCTTTACAAAGATACTATGGTATGCTTCCAGCCCCTGTCCCATTCATTTTTCACACACTTCCCCCTCCATCCTTTCCCTTTTAGCCTTTCCCTCCCCCTTCCATTCTTTACTACTCACAACTCTTGTCATTTAAGTTTATTGGACCCTACTGACTTGACTGTCTTTGTATTGCAGCAAAAGTTTTCACTTGAGTTGTACTCTGCATCTcctttgaaataaaaatttcttTGGAGTCCCATTTGGAACGACAATATGAACTTAATTTGAAATGTGACGTGCTGCTTTGTTCAGGGTGACCTCATGTCCATGTGTGATTCTCGCCTTCATGAGCATAAACTCTGCTTCTGCATGAGTGAAAGAGCAGCATATAAATCCTACCTTGGTTCGCATAGTTCTGTGGTCAGTGTTTGGTGTGCAGCTTTTCTGTTCCTCTTGCTATGGGCTTTCCCAAACACTTATAGTTTATAATGGGAAGAAAACTCCCCATGAGAAAGTACCTTCTGTCCCAGTGTGATTTCTCTGCAGTTTGTCTAACCacttatttaatttgttttcatctattctcacctgcctctctaggTTGCATAAAGATGATGGTGGCATAGTGAGGAAGCTGGTCAGTCTGGCTGGTTGAGGTGTAGAGGGGACGCCACAAACCACGCCAGAATTCTGACTAATGACACTTTCACTGCCCTCGGTAAATCTCCTCATCTCCATGTCTCTCCCTGGATCATAGCTACAAATATGGTGACTCTTATAACAGAGCAACTTCGTAAGCAGAGTTTAGAAGAACCCTATCACAAGGCCTTCTCATTCAGTGTGAATGTGGTGAGTTGGATGGTTTAGATGGAACAAAGTCTTGTccttcaaactgattttgtttcATTGACTTGGTTTTCCCACTTGTGGTTTTGAAAACAAGTCATTCTGTTTGTTACAGTCATTACCTACAGTGGGCTCCAGTCCCACTGTCTCGTGGAGTGCTCATAAAACGACACAAGGCAAGTTTAGTGAATTAAGAGCAACATTTGTGGCAAGTGCGGAAATTTGCCTCATGTTTATCTTTTTGGCATTTTCAGAGAGCTACACCTCAACTACACATCCATCATCTATTGCCAGTGTTCTGGATGACTCCTGTGGACTTGATTCACTATGGCCTACTTCTCACTCTGGAGAATCACTCCGGGGACCAGAACGTCCCTTCAAGGTTTTCCAAAGTTCACCTCCACCACCTCCAAAACGCCACTGCCGGTCCCTCTCTGTGCCAGAGGATCTATCTCAGTGCCGCACCACCTGGCATCCCAGCGCATCAAGGGTTTGGACCCCGGTGAAACGTAGCTGTCACAGTGGAGGAGCATCTAGTTCAGGCTCTGGAGCCAGCTCTTTGCCACTTTGTGGTCCTAGTTCCTCCTTCCCCTCTTCCTCCATACACTCATCTGCTAGTCCTACCTTCTTTAGCTTAGCGCTATCGTCTGACTCCCCGGTATCATGGGGTTTCCCATGGGACCCCTGCGATACACTGAAAGGAGCGTGTTCTGCTTCCTTTGCTACACCTTCTTCGTGCTCTTCTTCGCCGGCCCCGCTGACCTCACACTATGTGCTGCAGCGTCGCTTCTCCCTCTCCCCTGTACACATTCAGAAGTCCCCTATGGTGCCCTTGCCCCCCCAACCCTGTCCAAGTTCAGCTCTGAAATGTGGCCGTTCTGACTTGGAGCACCCAGCCCTGTCTCCATCTCCCACTTCAGCCTGCAGCACACCATCCTCATCTAGGCGTGACCTCCACCCTGCTTTGCCACGATGCCACTCGCAGCCCTGTGACATGCGCAAACCTCGCTTAAAGAGGCGCCATGACCCAGATGTTCTGCCCTACCCGAGGCCAGTCCTCGACTTCAGCAAGATGACACAGGTGAGCAAGGAATGTGGTCCATCAGTGTTACAGTAGCTCTGTGACCAAGGCTAATAGTATTGGTGAGCAATCAAGTTCACTACTTTCCTTAAATGTAGCCTTTTCTTTGAGACCTTatatgaccttttttttttttgcttttctctcatCACTTATGTTTTACCACTTTATCTTGTTCACTTATTATTTGATGCAAGGATGcaagatatttattttttttgcctaTAAAAATAGTGACATGATGACCACGATGCACATGGTTTTTCCTGCTCAGATTGGTAATCGTGAGAGCCCTGCATGTGGACCAGGTAGCGGTTTGGTTCCAGTGACCTCGCAGGTGGAACGACGTTCAGCTTTCTCTCCGGCAGAGTTCCTGGGACGAGCCAGCATCGGGCCGCTCAGTGAAAGCGAGGAAGAGGAAGACGAAAGGAGGCCTGCAGATGGAGGACAAAAGATTGTTTTTGAAAGAGACTGTACAGAATTGGATCTGAACCTTATAGAAGAAAACTGATCGCTCCTTGGTGCTCTCAGTGTGATAACTGCATTCATAACCATGTTAAGCACACctgcaggctttttttttttttttaatataacatGCTCTTCTGGCAGTTGGTGGAAACCTGCTGCCCTCTCTATACAAATGTCTAGACTTTAAAAGTAAGATCCAATGACCCCATGTGGGAGGCTAATATCCAATGACATTGCTGCGATCATAACACTTGAGCTCGCTCACTATTCAAAATTGCACAAATTTTGTCAGTGCCGGCCTGTAGAAGCACTCCTTAAGGAAATGTGCATGAGCGAACAAGCAAGATTTAATGCGCACACATTTTTGACTAATATTTGATATTAAGACGAGTCTTAATTAGCAAAAGCCATTGGTTTGCATCTTGATAGCCTTACATATCCTTATCAAAGAACTTTATAGCCAGGGGTTGACAGAATGTTTCTATTATATGACACACACTAAATGCCAGTAACTGAATGAGACCGATTGTTGTTCAGTGCTGCTTCTGATACTCGAGCAGACTACTTTTGTATTCGGCTGACTGATTTAAATGAGAGCTGTTCAACGGTAGCTAAAATGTTGCTATgtgtaagattaaaaaaaaaaagcccatacAATAAGTATCCATATTTAAGTGTTCTATGTATTTAACAGGATACATTccacttttttaaaatctcgCCTAAAGCCTGTTCACTTTTActgctgttctgtttgtttgtttttttcagataaATTCTGCTTTTCTTCTGGCACAAACGATATAACACACCCTATACGTTACATTATGTTTTTGGAGTTTGTGTAATTGCTTTGACATTGACACACTTTGTCAACAGCGACACGGCTTACATAAACTGACCATGCCTTAAGCTTAAAATACAGAGTTCTTGGTGCTGTGCTCTTGATTTTCCACAGCCAGGCTCCCCGTTTGCACTGATTGAGATATTTCTGAATTCAAGGCACATACACTTCAGTGGTCAGTCGTATGAGTGCTGCAGCTGGTCTTCACAGGGCACAATGTAACGGGCTGTACAGTGGTTTGAGTGAGTACACGCGTCCAGCCATTTCTGAGAGTGTATGCTACGAAAGGGAGTGAGACTTTTGAGAAATGATTTCTTTGGATGGAAATATACTTGTTGCACAATTTATGTACAAATAAATTTAatagaattatttttttttcccaaaaagtGTCTTGtcattcttttcttcttaaatGAATATGAACGTTGTTTCATGCTTGGGCCCAACATAAAGGAAGTCAGGGAGCAGTAGATAATTGGATTATTGTGACACCTAGTGGCTGATCTCAGTATAATGCTCGTGCTGTATGGATATAGTGTAAAGTCCGATTTGGGTTGGTTAACATGAGATATTGACACACAGACACCTTAATTTCGCGCTCGgggagaaaatgtgttttttcctttaaacgTTATTATAGCTAGCTGTAACCGATTTACAAATTAAGCATAATCGGATCTGCGGGTGTATGTGTGAAAACGCTGCACACGAAGTTAAAGTTTAAGCAGAAAGTTTTGATAGCTGCCTGCAGACTTGTTGCACTAGAGTTTGCGCGTCTTTGTCGTTCCGCCTTGAAAGGTGAGGGCGCTCCTTCCAGTCCAAGGATGCTTTCTCGCACACTGTCTGACCCCCACATCGACAAGCCACTTCCTCTTTGTCTAATTTCATGGCGATCGGGAGAGAGGGAACACCGCCGACGCACGCACACTGTCTGAGCACTCCTCAAAGAGTTTATTCGGGGTAAATAATTATCATTTCTC encodes:
- the phykpl gene encoding 5-phosphohydroxy-L-lysine phospho-lyase, translating into MAQEKLRKEETLAMRNRLIGQSCRLFYSEDPVKIVRARGQYLFDENGKRYLDCISNVQHVGHCHPAITKAAAAQMDVLNTNSRFLHDNIVLYADRLAATLPQKLCVFYFVNSGSEANDLALRLARQYTQHEDVVVLDHAYHGHLMSLIDISPYKFRKLAGQKEWVHVAPLPDTYRGIYREDHPDPGQAYADTVKDLIEDVHKKGRKISAFFAESLPSVGGQIILPQEYFPKVAEYVRSAGGVFVADEVQTGFGRVGHHFWAFQLQGDDFCPDIVTMGKPMGNGHPLACVATTAEIAGAFTANGVEYFNTFGGTPVSCAIGLAVLDVIVEEDLRGNAVRVGAHLKDLLTKLKARHEIIGDVRGVGLFLGIELVTDREKKTPATEAAAHVVKRLKEEDQICVSTDGPWENVLKFKPPMCFGMENAELVVQCIDRILTDMKASDLKLEKEDI
- the LOC100691298 gene encoding protein FAM53C isoform X1, which encodes MVTLITEQLRKQSLEEPYHKAFSFSVNVSFCLLQSLPTVGSSPTVSWSAHKTTQESYTSTTHPSSIASVLDDSCGLDSLWPTSHSGESLRGPERPFKVFQSSPPPPPKRHCRSLSVPEDLSQCRTTWHPSASRVWTPVKRSCHSGGASSSGSGASSLPLCGPSSSFPSSSIHSSASPTFFSLALSSDSPVSWGFPWDPCDTLKGACSASFATPSSCSSSPAPLTSHYVLQRRFSLSPVHIQKSPMVPLPPQPCPSSALKCGRSDLEHPALSPSPTSACSTPSSSRRDLHPALPRCHSQPCDMRKPRLKRRHDPDVLPYPRPVLDFSKMTQIGNRESPACGPGSGLVPVTSQVERRSAFSPAEFLGRASIGPLSESEEEEDERRPADGGQKIVFERDCTELDLNLIEEN
- the LOC100691298 gene encoding protein FAM53C isoform X2 yields the protein MVTLITEQLRKQSLEEPYHKAFSFSVNVSLPTVGSSPTVSWSAHKTTQESYTSTTHPSSIASVLDDSCGLDSLWPTSHSGESLRGPERPFKVFQSSPPPPPKRHCRSLSVPEDLSQCRTTWHPSASRVWTPVKRSCHSGGASSSGSGASSLPLCGPSSSFPSSSIHSSASPTFFSLALSSDSPVSWGFPWDPCDTLKGACSASFATPSSCSSSPAPLTSHYVLQRRFSLSPVHIQKSPMVPLPPQPCPSSALKCGRSDLEHPALSPSPTSACSTPSSSRRDLHPALPRCHSQPCDMRKPRLKRRHDPDVLPYPRPVLDFSKMTQIGNRESPACGPGSGLVPVTSQVERRSAFSPAEFLGRASIGPLSESEEEEDERRPADGGQKIVFERDCTELDLNLIEEN